One genomic segment of Dehalogenimonas alkenigignens includes these proteins:
- the folP gene encoding dihydropteroate synthase has protein sequence MSFNIPLAQPTRIGSRTFRWGRRTYVMGILNVTPDSFSGDGLGGDIGAAIAQAERMAAEGADIIDVGGESTRPGAPEVSAAEEISRVVPVIERLKAAIDLPVSIDSYKAEVAEAAVTAGASLLNDVWGLKRDARLADVAARRGLPIVISSSQRDAPAADIMTAVLDSLRWAIGRAAEAGVARENIILDPGFGFGKTVEQNVEALRRLDELRAFGRPVLLGTSRKSTIGKVLGDAPPQERLFGTVATTAIGIMNGADIVRVHDVKENVQAARMADAVARGVTVYLGLGSNLGDRKRNLALAAEAVSRDLHVNQLSPVYETEPWNVAPQPRFLNMAIEAQTTLSPSDLLDYVKNLERMLGRAAAGPGQPRVIDIDILLYGDQVLDTPALTLPHPRLAQRAFNLVPLNDLDPELKHPATGRTAAEMLSALGQIRGVAPYPENTPD, from the coding sequence GTGAGCTTCAACATTCCGCTGGCGCAGCCTACCCGCATCGGCAGCCGGACGTTCCGCTGGGGGCGCCGCACCTATGTCATGGGCATCCTGAACGTCACCCCGGACTCATTCTCCGGCGACGGCCTGGGCGGCGACATCGGGGCCGCCATCGCTCAGGCTGAGCGCATGGCGGCCGAGGGCGCCGACATCATCGACGTCGGCGGCGAGTCCACCCGCCCCGGGGCTCCGGAGGTCTCCGCCGCCGAAGAAATCTCGCGGGTCGTCCCGGTCATCGAGCGCCTGAAGGCGGCGATCGACCTCCCCGTCAGTATCGACAGCTATAAAGCCGAGGTCGCCGAGGCGGCGGTCACGGCCGGCGCCTCGCTCCTCAACGACGTCTGGGGCCTGAAGCGCGATGCCCGCCTGGCCGATGTCGCCGCCCGCCGCGGGCTGCCCATCGTGATTTCGAGTTCGCAGCGCGATGCTCCCGCCGCTGACATTATGACCGCCGTCCTCGACAGCCTGCGCTGGGCTATCGGCCGGGCCGCTGAAGCCGGCGTCGCCCGCGAGAACATCATTCTCGATCCGGGCTTCGGCTTCGGCAAGACGGTCGAACAGAACGTCGAGGCGCTGCGGCGCCTGGATGAACTCAGGGCGTTCGGCAGACCGGTACTCCTCGGCACGTCACGCAAATCCACCATCGGCAAGGTGCTGGGCGACGCGCCGCCTCAAGAACGGCTTTTCGGCACGGTGGCGACGACGGCCATCGGAATAATGAACGGCGCCGACATCGTCCGCGTCCACGATGTCAAAGAGAACGTTCAGGCGGCCAGGATGGCCGACGCCGTGGCCCGGGGCGTTACCGTCTATCTCGGTCTCGGATCCAATTTGGGCGACAGGAAGCGGAATCTGGCGCTTGCCGCAGAAGCTGTCAGCCGGGATCTGCATGTCAATCAGCTTTCGCCGGTTTATGAGACCGAGCCGTGGAATGTGGCGCCGCAGCCGAGGTTTCTGAATATGGCGATAGAAGCGCAGACAACGCTCTCGCCATCCGATCTGCTAGATTATGTAAAGAATCTCGAGCGTATGCTCGGCCGCGCCGCCGCCGGTCCCGGCCAGCCGCGGGTTATCGACATCGACATCCTGCTGTACGGCGATCAGGTCCTGGATACCCCGGCGCTTACCCTTCCCCATCCCCGCCTGGCGCAGCGGGCGTTCAACCTGGTGCCTCTTAACGACCTGGATCCTGAATTAAAACACCCGGCGACCGGGCGGACCGCGGCCGAGATGCTGTCTGCTCTGGGTCAGATTCGGGGCGTGGCGCCATACCCGGAAAATACTCCGGATTGA
- the tatA gene encoding twin-arginine translocase TatA/TatE family subunit — protein sequence MPFRLGPLELVIILVIVLLIFGVGKLPQIGKSLGEGLKSFKQGVSEDSEEAAKEKEENKTEPKAEQSAAEAPKSETGAMDEPAKVSEEDLEAFKKWQAEQSGKTASKAK from the coding sequence ATGCCCTTCAGACTCGGCCCGTTGGAACTGGTAATCATTCTGGTGATCGTGCTTCTGATCTTCGGTGTCGGCAAGCTGCCGCAGATCGGCAAATCGCTCGGCGAAGGTCTAAAGTCTTTCAAGCAGGGCGTCTCCGAAGACAGTGAAGAAGCCGCCAAGGAAAAAGAAGAGAATAAGACCGAGCCTAAAGCGGAACAAAGCGCCGCCGAGGCGCCCAAGTCTGAAACCGGCGCTATGGACGAGCCGGCCAAAGTCAGCGAGGAAGATCTGGAAGCCTTCAAGAAGTGGCAGGCTGAACAGTCAGGCAAGACTGCTTCCAAAGCCAAATAG
- a CDS encoding twin-arginine translocase TatA/TatE family subunit: protein MRFGPLEIIIIIAIVLIITGAAFAPSLGRNLGKGVKQLRQAVGGDDKKTKVIKTLSDGATAVEVKRRVAEQKSSAKSG, encoded by the coding sequence ATGAGATTCGGACCACTGGAAATCATTATCATCATCGCCATTGTTTTAATCATTACCGGAGCGGCGTTCGCGCCGTCACTGGGCCGGAACCTGGGCAAAGGCGTCAAACAACTGCGCCAGGCGGTCGGCGGGGATGACAAGAAGACCAAAGTGATAAAAACCCTGTCGGACGGCGCGACGGCCGTGGAGGTCAAGCGGCGGGTTGCCGAACAAAAAAGTTCCGCCAAATCCGGTTGA
- a CDS encoding twin-arginine translocase TatA/TatE family subunit encodes MNFFGMGTFEIITILVIATLIFGPNKIPEFARKAGEFLRSFRKITGEMTKEFTKAIDSSPTKPPTKK; translated from the coding sequence ATGAATTTCTTCGGCATGGGCACTTTCGAGATCATCACGATCCTCGTGATTGCCACCCTCATTTTCGGGCCTAACAAGATACCTGAATTCGCCCGCAAAGCCGGCGAATTCCTGCGCAGCTTCCGTAAAATCACCGGCGAGATGACCAAGGAGTTCACCAAGGCCATCGACAGCTCGCCGACCAAACCGCCGACCAAAAAATAG
- the tatC gene encoding twin-arginine translocase subunit TatC, giving the protein MINANEKRLPITEHFTEMRQRFLRSILGIVAGTLIAMFFGDQIIEILLAPVPDTLRPNVQAIDTLEYLSVYFRTALTAGLVLSMPWLLYQFFAFLMPAFTPREKRAILVGFPFIVGLFLAGVAFAYFLALPITIQFLFEFGSDVVNVAPRISTYIDLVLRLLVAIGLAFEMPVILGALSVAGIVTSKWLAGKRKIWFVLAFVISAFITPTLDPITQSLIAAPLIVLYEISIWLTRLIGRRKPSSVPAVA; this is encoded by the coding sequence ATGATCAACGCTAACGAAAAACGCCTGCCCATCACCGAACACTTCACCGAGATGCGGCAGCGCTTCCTCCGCTCCATCCTGGGCATCGTCGCCGGCACTCTCATCGCCATGTTCTTCGGCGATCAAATTATCGAAATCCTGCTGGCCCCCGTCCCCGACACCCTCCGGCCCAATGTGCAGGCCATTGACACGCTGGAGTACTTGAGCGTTTATTTCCGGACGGCCTTGACCGCCGGCCTGGTGCTGTCCATGCCCTGGCTGCTGTACCAATTTTTCGCCTTCCTGATGCCCGCCTTCACCCCGCGTGAGAAGCGGGCTATTCTCGTTGGCTTTCCATTCATCGTCGGCCTGTTCCTGGCCGGGGTAGCCTTCGCTTACTTCCTGGCCCTGCCTATCACCATTCAATTCCTCTTCGAGTTCGGCAGCGACGTGGTTAATGTCGCCCCCCGCATCAGCACCTACATCGACCTGGTGCTGCGGCTGCTGGTGGCCATCGGCCTGGCCTTCGAAATGCCGGTCATCCTGGGCGCCCTGTCTGTTGCCGGCATCGTCACCTCGAAGTGGCTGGCCGGCAAACGCAAGATCTGGTTTGTACTGGCCTTCGTCATCTCCGCCTTCATCACCCCGACGCTGGACCCCATCACCCAGTCGCTCATCGCCGCGCCGCTGATTGTCCTCTACGAAATCAGCATCTGGCTGACCAGGCTCATCGGCCGGCGCAAACCGTCATCGGTACCGGCCGTCGCCTGA
- a CDS encoding 4Fe-4S binding protein, whose amino-acid sequence MPDNFFRRHRSRIIFGLALALLLGAAAYGRASQGLAGYENFLPELAPEAAAFNIVRSSGTTVVYQTADASGTATGYITAAEGPGYGGPMHVLVAWTTDGVITAVSVPDHHEDLPWWNVLVKRDFFGQYVGRSFTEPIQLFEDIDAMTGSTVSCNGVSIGVRTGRLALAEYLGQPYDGPPDPIRIGWPEILVGAGLLGVVAVRTLPGIRRHNWPRVFTLMYGFAVLGVWLSIPLSLTNIAAWLIGYSPHLQTFFVIYIVVFGFIGLAALFGKNYYCFWLCPYVAVQELIHLTFRGKVRPNPGLFKRLKNTRFALLFVALFLVLAMRNPSVSVFEPWNVLFSFKGTPDQWVLMVLALVSAVFIYNFWCHYLCPVGAVLELVIKIRKGIIGLWPGRIKREDLKNAPTPS is encoded by the coding sequence GTGCCGGATAATTTCTTCCGGCGGCACCGTTCCCGGATCATCTTCGGTTTAGCTTTGGCGCTGCTTTTGGGCGCCGCCGCTTACGGTCGGGCCAGCCAGGGTCTTGCCGGGTATGAAAATTTCCTCCCGGAACTGGCGCCGGAGGCCGCTGCTTTCAACATCGTCCGGTCTTCCGGCACCACCGTGGTTTACCAGACCGCCGACGCTTCAGGGACCGCCACCGGTTACATCACCGCCGCCGAAGGGCCCGGCTACGGCGGCCCGATGCATGTCCTGGTCGCCTGGACCACCGACGGCGTGATTACCGCGGTTAGTGTCCCGGACCATCATGAAGACCTGCCGTGGTGGAACGTCCTGGTAAAGAGGGATTTCTTCGGCCAGTACGTCGGGCGCAGCTTTACCGAACCCATTCAGTTGTTCGAAGACATCGACGCCATGACGGGTTCGACCGTATCCTGCAACGGCGTCTCCATCGGCGTGCGCACCGGGCGGCTGGCGCTGGCGGAATACCTGGGCCAGCCTTACGACGGGCCGCCGGATCCCATCCGCATCGGCTGGCCGGAAATCCTGGTCGGCGCGGGCTTGCTGGGAGTAGTGGCCGTCCGGACGCTGCCGGGCATCCGCCGCCACAACTGGCCGAGGGTTTTCACGTTGATGTACGGCTTCGCCGTGCTCGGTGTCTGGTTGTCTATCCCGCTGTCGCTGACCAATATCGCCGCCTGGCTGATCGGCTACTCGCCGCACCTGCAAACGTTCTTCGTCATTTATATCGTCGTTTTCGGCTTCATCGGCCTGGCGGCTCTATTCGGTAAAAACTACTACTGCTTCTGGCTTTGCCCCTACGTCGCCGTCCAGGAACTGATCCATCTGACGTTCCGGGGCAAAGTTCGTCCCAATCCGGGCTTATTCAAACGGCTCAAAAATACCCGGTTCGCGCTGCTGTTCGTGGCGCTGTTCCTGGTGCTGGCTATGCGCAACCCGTCGGTTTCGGTGTTTGAACCGTGGAATGTCCTTTTCAGCTTCAAGGGCACCCCCGACCAGTGGGTACTGATGGTTTTGGCCCTGGTTTCGGCGGTGTTTATCTACAACTTCTGGTGTCATTACCTGTGCCCGGTGGGGGCGGTTCTGGAACTGGTGATAAAAATTCGCAAGGGGATCATCGGACTATGGCCGGGACGGATCAAAAGGGAAGATCTCAAAAACGCGCCGACGCCTTCGTAA
- a CDS encoding reductive dehalogenase — MSKFHGTLSRREFMKGLGIAGAGLGAASLAAPAFNDLDELIASKPGPIHNFPWWVKERAQYDMTADHDYSKLTRTDQRHMIQCSWQGTPEVKAWLDDRDGAGTADRFAKEKAEYDKQGLTQPKGWGGIRNMAYRGTFGYASSQDSPNGFLPPVVTTPDKRGIPRWEGTPEENAQMIKAGLLLNGACDVAFHELDDTMSKFIFSHDFHDGKPYLWEDVPVGYETGETGTSKSPRAGKRVLPNKAKWAINYTLQMSNDSINNNFSDRRYGHGRIIQRQLQGWISGLGYLAHGPLDYTNNFSENVAFAVLGGISEVGRWYSSISPVFGSSLGVAATIVTDLPLAPTNPIEAGIHKFCFDCMKCAEMCPGSAISRMGDPTGPIVRDPTWEAIGPWNRWMGRSAFDAKHPELAKVNKNEYQSINEPGFMKHWWFSPADCNLSVAINKCGSFACGSRCVFANGTESVIHEVIKTTVANTSLFNGFFKDMDGVFGYPKFDYGIDGPDVQENLDAFWSNQSKTPIYGINTLRGGGRKI, encoded by the coding sequence GCCGGGCTGGGAGCCGCCAGTCTGGCAGCGCCTGCGTTCAACGATTTAGATGAATTGATTGCATCAAAACCGGGACCTATCCACAATTTCCCTTGGTGGGTCAAGGAGCGTGCACAATATGACATGACCGCAGATCACGACTATAGCAAACTGACTCGGACTGACCAACGTCATATGATTCAATGCTCCTGGCAAGGAACCCCCGAGGTTAAAGCATGGTTAGATGATCGTGATGGCGCTGGAACGGCCGACCGGTTCGCAAAAGAGAAAGCCGAATATGATAAACAGGGGTTAACGCAGCCTAAAGGCTGGGGTGGTATCCGGAATATGGCTTACCGGGGCACTTTTGGCTATGCCAGTTCGCAAGATTCACCCAATGGATTCCTGCCCCCTGTAGTAACGACTCCTGATAAAAGGGGTATTCCACGTTGGGAGGGCACACCTGAAGAAAACGCCCAGATGATTAAAGCCGGTTTACTTCTGAATGGAGCATGTGACGTCGCATTTCACGAGCTTGACGACACAATGAGCAAGTTTATCTTCTCCCACGACTTCCATGATGGCAAACCGTATCTCTGGGAAGATGTACCTGTCGGTTATGAGACAGGCGAGACCGGGACTTCTAAGTCGCCCCGCGCAGGGAAGAGGGTATTACCTAACAAAGCCAAATGGGCGATTAACTATACTCTCCAAATGAGCAATGACTCTATCAACAACAACTTCTCCGACCGACGTTATGGGCATGGTAGGATTATTCAGCGGCAACTTCAGGGTTGGATATCTGGATTGGGTTATTTGGCGCATGGCCCTCTTGACTACACCAACAACTTCTCCGAAAACGTCGCCTTTGCTGTCTTGGGTGGTATTAGTGAGGTTGGTCGTTGGTACTCCTCCATCTCGCCTGTGTTCGGGTCCTCACTTGGAGTTGCGGCTACAATCGTTACCGATCTACCGCTAGCACCGACCAATCCTATTGAAGCGGGTATTCACAAATTCTGTTTTGATTGTATGAAATGCGCCGAGATGTGTCCCGGCAGCGCCATCAGCCGCATGGGTGATCCCACTGGCCCCATCGTTAGAGACCCAACTTGGGAAGCTATCGGGCCTTGGAACCGGTGGATGGGGCGGTCAGCTTTCGATGCGAAACACCCGGAACTAGCGAAAGTGAACAAAAACGAATATCAGAGTATTAATGAACCTGGCTTCATGAAGCACTGGTGGTTCTCCCCTGCCGACTGTAATCTATCTGTGGCTATCAATAAATGCGGCTCCTTCGCCTGTGGTTCCCGCTGTGTTTTCGCAAATGGAACTGAGTCCGTCATTCATGAAGTAATCAAGACCACTGTCGCGAATACCTCACTGTTCAATGGTTTCTTCAAGGACATGGATGGTGTCTTCGGGTATCCTAAATTTGATTATGGTATCGACGGCCCAGATGTTCAAGAAAACTTGGATGCTTTCTGGAGTAATCAATCGAAAACTCCGATTTATGGTATTAATACTTTGCGAGGTGGCGGTCGCAAGATTTAG